Genomic window (Arctopsyche grandis isolate Sample6627 chromosome 5, ASM5162203v2, whole genome shotgun sequence):
TGGGCAATTAACCCGGCTAGATTAGAACTAGCGGTGGCTGGTGCACTTGAGCTGCTTTGACTTAATTTGCCGAGCAAAGCTCGCTAAACTTCCAAGTTGCACATCGACTGGCTTTTTCAAAGTGCACCGAATCGCTGTCGACGATGCAAAACTGTCTCATAATAATGTGTCGGtgttttgttatttaattaaaacgaaGTGTCTTCGAGAACACTCACCGGTGGTACAATACCGGTTTCGTTTTGCATTATTGTGCAATATGTGTCTCGTGCATGCGCTCGCAATAGTTGTCGCAATAGTTCAGAGACGCCGGTGCAGTCCCTCGTTTTAGGCATTTTGCCGCACATTAACATTGTTCATATTCACTTACATTGTTTGCAACTTGCACTGTAACTTGTGCATTGTTGTGCACGGCGACAACGGACTGTGCATTATTGGTATTTGCAGTGTGTGTCGACTtgcattaatatattatatttgtctgAAGTATTTCAGACAATTTTTTGAGTCACTTTTACACAATGAACTAAATCATGTCGAAAATGACTTTTatcaagatattttattttacatagatatataccaggaaagcttaacaggtagaccccaatgcgccttcctagacaattaattacaaacattgcagatttttaaacataaattgctgtattttgagaggctgaaaaacacgaattaaataattaattaatttatgaattgATCCATAGAGatatttatggatttagacttgtacataaatttttacatattgtacataaataaacttCAGATATTTGTGGCATAGCGGGTAGTATggagttttgccaatttgatggaggaaccgtttcaacaatgaaatcagataatttgacaaactctggtaagaaaacgatcgaattagagtcacaaatatccaagtcggaCCAGCagttttaaatattagcacgggttCAAACCTGGAAAACTCTCGGTGCTAAATGTAAATGCAACCGCCGCGCCGAGCCATattgctggctaatatgtataccctgtatatatctacatatgtatatgtatacatatatgtaccccGTGAAAATCTTCCATTCACTTATAAAATCAAAACCCAAGAATCTTCATTCGTTAAGTGCCAAAGGAATGGAATAAGAAATGATAGCAATGATTATTTACTAGTGAAGATTGAACTCGTTATTAATGAACAAacttcaattatttatattaaacctaTAAAAAAATTCAGGGCCTTGTATTCTGGAGACAATTCAATTTTTGGGTCATATTTTCTTATGAAACGTCTGCCAGGAGTCCGAACCGTTATCAGTTCGTGCACGTACGGATAGTTTGGTGAGGCATCTACGGTAGGGGATGAGAGGTGAGGATATGAAAGGGATGGAGAGAAGGTCCCAATAAATTCGCCCTCTGCAGAGTGAGAGAGGGTCcaataaaactgtaaaaataaGCATTCAGTTAACGTTAGTGTGGGCTCGCTTCGAACGACCAGAAATgttccatttattattattaaattaaattaaaaaataagatgtGAAAATAGTTACGTCTGTATTTTGTATGACTTTTGATCTTAGTGCTTTAATAGCGtccttttaaatttatataatatataaataaatgatatgtatgtatgtatgttcgcaaTTACctacaaatatcaaaaaattataaaaaaaatacagtcaattcgataaataaaaataataaaacgcttattattataaatattgtatatatgtaacagaGAAAAAAGGTTTTAGTAACGCTGGCCGAAGTGATCGAATCGAATAAATATTGTACGAATGCCGCACAACTTTATGACGGGGATAAGGATATTTCGAGCGAACGATAGATAATGTACAGTTGGCGTGGATTTGCTCTCTCCACCGATTCTTCTGAAACAGGCTCCGTTCTGGACCTATTCGACATTTTtctaagatatttttatatgctttcaaatcatatgtataaaaaatgttgtaattcaaaccttatattttattaaattttattcataatgaCAAAAATGTCGTTATGAATaaatggtatatgtatgtaaataataacaaaaaatttatattttttggtaatgcatttattaaacatatgtaatcGTAATTAATGAAGTAGAAATAATTGTTTTAGAAAGGAAAAAATCTCATCatcttcataataaaataaatactagagTTGAGGCCGAAATTgaactataaatataatacatatgtgtataggaATATATccacataaaatatatgtaagcattatatgtatgtattatatttgaccacaacctttttaaaaatgtatagaaaaagCTCAAATAGAAGTTTAAGATCAAGagattttatacacatatgtagtatgtatgtccTAATGTTATATTCGGTTTACTAaaagttttttcaaaattgctaaggaataattaatttttaacgaAACACCCAAAACACCACCATCTcacaacatattttttaaaacgtaAATTCTCATGGAACTAGTTCATGACCTactctgcatatacatatgtgcaaataatcatcatcattttacAACCCTTAACCGTTCACTTCTAGATGGCCTCTTCAACACACTTCCATTTGTCTGTTTTTATTGCTCTTCTACACatttccatttctatttctgttttgggcaacttttATCTCATCCCACATTTTTTCGAATTTCATCCACCTATTTCtcttgtggccttccttgcacccctTTAAATTCTCTCCAGAACAATTTGAACACTTCTTTCGTTCATCTATCGTCCTCTTTTCTAGTTACGTGACCCGTctattgtcatttcaatatctttactttctgcatatgtatttcatgtacatatgtacctaaccAAGagaatatgaattttaaaatattttcaaagaacgatatttaatttggaatattattaaaagtaaagttttgttttattataatataatattgtacttacaaaatacattaagtattttaattcggaaatttatatattttttttaaatattttaaataaagaaaaaatatattaaaagccTTTGTTGTGCTTGAAATTTTTGTTGTATGCCATAAATAATCATTAAGGCATAATAAAacgttaataaattaattaatctgtTACGTAAAGATGCTGTGTATTTAGTTTTCTTTTTAAAGCCAGCTATGGTGAACGCCTTGGCTGCGTAATGAGATATGGCGACGACCtggtacatactatatatacatatatatacaatatatatatacatatataacaaagcCTTTGTTTTTCTTTCGGAAAAGCTCACAGGAGCCCGTTTTTCCGGGCTTTTGTCCACGTGCGTCCCCgcaataataaaatgatttagtCCGCACTTTTGTTTTGCGTTTTTCACATGTTTCCATGAATAAACATTAGACACAGCTACGACCGAcggcaaacaaaaaaataaaataaataaatagaaaataaaaataaaacggtgGAGCGGCCAGCTCCGGTCGacttaatttttatgaaaagcTCTTACCGGGGATTATCAATTCCACAACAACAGATGAAGTAATTTTCGcattaaaatgcaaattttgcgCGGCGTTTCCATAAAATTAAGCATCGTTTTTACTCGGTGTGCATATTTTGTGGCCATCGTAACTTTCGCGAATTAACGACGTTCGTGTAAATGTTTCtacttgtatttttatatggtttttttttaaattactatgacgttttgaaaaaaaaattgaaccgcGAGAAAAATTTCACACtgaaacatatatgtaaataaataaattaataatacataatttgataAGCTTCAATGTATAACCACCATAAATAGGTATTCGATAGCATTTTAAATTCTCATATCAAATTACTTTTAACTAAAGCGtttaagttttgatttttttacatttttagtgtataaaataataaaaaatatatatttctattatagTTATAGACTCATTAATTGCTTGCACACTAGAATATTCAGTATTTCAAACAACTCAAACTTTgcgtttagatttttttgtcaTTTGTTCGTAGAATGATATTCACTCATATTTCAAAAGACGTGTGTGCGGTTTTTGAACGTTTCAAAAATACGTCATCTATTCAGGATGGCGAAAAAGCTCTCACTGAAAATATGGCTCCCGGAAAGCTctcacatttttcatttttcaaagttTTCTATTTTCGGCGGGAAGTCGGCCAAAACAATGCGCTTATCGTTATTTATTACAGTACTGTGGAGTCCGATCGATACAAAGCGGATGGACTCGGTTAACGTATTGCCGCGAAAGCTCAATTTATCTGAACTTTTTATATGCAAACCTGTCAGCTGATCGTAGCTTTAAAAGGGGAAGTCTACCGTCTCGACAGGggctaatttatatttattgcgtTCTGACTTTTTCGCTGACTATGAATTCagtctgcatatatgtacatacctgtgTTCTGTTTTCCTATTCACAACTCACGAAAGTACTGTTTCATTTAGGTAATAAAAACCAAATTTTATGGATCATATAAGTAAATGAGTACCTGTGGCATTGTTAAGTGTCGTTGTGCGTAATCAGAATTTTTTCTAATCCAATTTATTCGAAGTTTATCGAAGCGGTAAGTTCTACCCGCAAGTCCAAGCTCCTCGAATGCCTCCCCTACATTTATTATTGTTCTCTCCGTTTTGCCAGACGTTATATCACTGACCGCTCTCGTTTCTCTCCCGCTGCTCTCTTAATAGTGACCGCAATTTACCGGTATTTTCTTCGGGTATAGGGGAGGGGCTTGGGTAAGCTAGGAAAAGGGGTTAGAGTTGGTCGACTAGCTCAATATATACTGTTCGACTTTGGCGGTGTTGTATCGATTTTAGTAGGGTGGGGTGTGAGCGGGGAAAATCGCGTCGAGCTTCCGTGTTTTCCGGAAAATCTTTCAAAGTTTGCGCAGAATTTGAATAGTTGCCATATTTACACGACGCGCAATTTCATCAACTTAGCACTgatgatataatatttcaagCTGAAGGACATTCAATTGaaatgttcaaataataatatgaacctAGCGTatagttaatttattaatacaaaaataataatcatgaatttaatataattatattttaaaaactaaataaattcaatattatttcaagaatacataagtatgtatgtcaccttaaagtgtaaaaatttctcatatacatatagaaaaaaaatttttcatgGTAGACTATTATACTACAACTTTGTttaagattttttaattaaattgaaacctTTCGTCCAACAATGTTTTAAATACTTAGGGAGTAATTTATGATCTTACTtggtaatatatatatttacatatgcatatgtatgtacatacatacaaatatcatcATACAAAgaccaatattattttttttatgtatacttaAATTGGTTAGTTACATATTGGTTCAGGTGTATCAAAATctacgaaaataatttattttacagtgtTTGTTTAAACGTATCATTTGATCGTTTGCATTTGAAACCACAACATTATCGTCTGGCAAACTGTTACGGCATGTTAATAATTAAACTGTTCCACGTTCTGTTGCCAGCAAACTAAACTTTAACGCAATTATCATCGCAGTTACTGTCAAAACTAATAAACTTTTAATCAATTAACAACAAACAGCGATAACAATTCGAACGTTTGGAAACAATTGACTTCGTTATACGAGCAACTTTACGAAAAACagatttcatatatttaatagGTGTATaggcaagtacatatgtatgtacttgcaacGTTGATTCAAGTatgttttgtaatattatatttactttttatttggattataagattgtttgatgttttcagcgtattaaatgtatatgtaggtatttttattATGGCTTTCGACGTATTTCACGAGTTTTTTAAGTCGTGCACTTTAGCCAGCTGTATTGAATTTAATCCGTTCAACGAATAACATGGAACGACGGAGCTTATTTAGACATATTTCTAGAAAGGAATATAAGTTCATACTTTTTCTTCATCTCCTTATTAATGTTCTTTTGTGTTTTCGTTTCGGGGCGGATATATTTCATCCGGAAATATGCAAAAATTCATCAGGGAAAACGGACGACTAATGAGGTGtgcaattttaatgaaatttccgAAGCTTTTCCGCAATGATGATCCGGATTCTCGTTAATAGAAAAAAACCTTCTTATCTGTTCGCCTTCATTCATCCGCATCCAACTTGTATTTAGGCAGCCGAATTCGATGAAGCATAAAACGTTAGGTTTACGTGCGCCGCGCATAATAAATTCATTCGACTCTCTTAATATAAAGGATAACTGCCTTTTTTTTACTGTTATATTTGTTGGGTCTTGAAAATTTATCTGCTCGCTAAAAGCGGGGGTGGAAGAAGGGAGCGAAAGAAAAAATAAGCGACCACCAACATAAATATCAAGCATAGGTACCCGACCACGGTACACGTGAACGATCGTTGCGTGCATTATAGGTTTTTAGGGTCAAATGTACCCTTGGAAGTCGTGAGGGTAGGTCCGAAAGGGGCAGAAACACGATACCGTTCGTAACTTTTACTTAACTCTTTTATGTTCAACGAAAatacatttatggaattttttaatattaaaaatgaaactaaaagtaaataaaggtaaaaattaaaaaaaaggtaaaagtaaataaaggtaaaacattaaaaattttaatctaatatttaataatcgAACTCACACATTCAAGTGTTATATTACGTAAAATTTCTTAGAATAAAATCTCTTtggaaatttgaattttcagtTTCGTCTGAACGGTACAATAAtacattattgtttatttaattaattcgttGTTTAAGAAGCTCTctagtattgattttaatataaaccatGCGACATTGACGAGGAGGGGAAATAccgagaaatttattttattccgcCTCTATTTATTAACCGAGCCGCTAAATAAAATAGGCTCAATAAACTGGCGATAGGGTTCATAAATCCAAATTACGTGCAAACGGCCCCAAAAACTCAGACCCTAACTCAATTACGACTCCACCAACGTCAGATAGAACTAACGTCTCTTCTTATTGTTTCAGGTGTTTGCTCGGTGAAAATTATAGACTTGAAGGTGCCTGAAATCATTCGGCTAGGTGGTCAGGACTCTGTGATACTAGATTGCGAGTACGACGCAGAGGACACGAACGGTCTCGTTGTCAAGTGGTTTTTCAAGAATAAAACCCAACCAGTGTATCAGTGGATACCAACGAAGAAACCGCAGGAGCTGGGCATCCTGAAAGGAAAACTCGATCTTACCTATAAAGTGTCCGACGATATGTATAAAGCTCATAGAGCTTTACGTATTGTAAAACCGGGCACAGAGCTTTCAGGAGAATACACTTGCGTCGTGTCGACGTTTTTGGCTGAAGACAAGAAGACAAAACACATGACAGTATTCGGTAAGATCTCATTTTTAACTaattagcatacatacatatatttaattaaatgaatgaACATAATTTGAAGGACTCGTGACAATCGGAGCTTACACATAAATTGAATATGAACATTTCATGACGTATAAATGgaatataaattgacaaatgtGTCAATCATACGTGAACCGAAGCTTTAATCTAAAGATTAGCCCGTATTACTCGTTTATCAGTACCTACTTtcgttatataatacatatactatgtaataattaaattcagtGTTGGTTTTGCATTATTATGGCAGGCACTGAAGCTTTCATACGTTAAAGTTTTcacttaataatttatttgtctTTCTTACTGTTTAATGAATGTAACTCGCCATATGCTTCTGTTTCATACATGTATAACTATAAGTGAAAGCTTGAACACTTCTTGTAATACAACACACTAATCCCTGAAATCTCAACCTCTCCCAGAGAAGTAGTTGAAGGATGCTAAAACTCTCAAGAAGAGAATCCGAAAAAGTTTTTCTCTATACATAGAAGATTTTGGgttgtttcaaaaatatatatttttagtatgtaaaaaatttcaacgcatgaaatcgaatattttgtaattagttgaaattattattattactttttagtaataaaaagaaaatcccATCCAATTGACGAGTAATTTTATAGGAAATTATTTTGTTCAGTAAAGTCTACTTTtttactcattttatttttatattatttattatatgaatacattaaattaaaacattaaattacaCAATTAAGTATATCACAgtgatatttacttatttataatattcatatattcaagCAAAATGTGAAGCATGTTTTTTATTAGTGAAGGGTAGTATGTACGCTGcgtgttcatatgtatatatgtatgtcattacATACAATACAGTCATTTAGTAAACAATACAGTCATTTAGTCTA
Coding sequences:
- the LOC143912336 gene encoding uncharacterized protein LOC143912336; this translates as MYSWRGFALSTDSSETGSIFLSFVRRMIFTHISKDVCAVFERFKNTSSIQDGEKALTENMAPGKLSHFSFFKGRGLGKLGKGVRVGRLAQYILFDFGGVVSILVGWGVSGENRVELPCFPENLSKLNKLAIGFINPNYVQTAPKTQTLTQLRLHQRQIELTSLLIVSGVCSVKIIDLKVPEIIRLGGQDSVILDCEYDAEDTNGLVVKWFFKNKTQPVYQWIPTKKPQELGILKGKLDLTYKVSDDMYKAHRALRIVKPGTELSGEYTCVVSTFLAEDKKTKHMTVFVPERNFILIQDKQKEDSVKVLCSADGMYPRPNITITTPDSDRLEGLSTSITPSGGRYDAVSWVLLRDDLLPSPTEFVCELRIPQANYVVKKEAIYYPGADGGHVLKAFAGLLLLPIVLVFL